A genomic segment from Geitlerinema sp. PCC 7407 encodes:
- a CDS encoding efflux RND transporter periplasmic adaptor subunit encodes MTYPMQSPEPNPQENLDAFEPESPEPSLPEQRSPASRKRLWIGVGLSLAIAAGALGSRLLTPSSIADPVVAEEAEDAASANLPSVSIASVESAPISRTLTLSGTVAATDMLPVLPKSPGLQIEEVLVEEGDSVQAGQVMAVLDDSVVRSQITEAQAQVSSTQSGVDQAQAGLLQAQASLGEAQAGLVQAQARLAQAQASLAQTERDFARYESLAQEGITSEQDLDARRTAVQTAKETVRVAEADVQSAQARLASANANVRNAQASVGGASSTVNSNQARVEQLETQLGRTLVRAPAAGIVAEKLARVGDVTASSGKLFSLIRDGVIELQVKVPETQLAQVRIGARVEVRSDADDRINLEGRVREIAPLVDPQTREALVKIDLPNADLLRPGMFLQAALVTDQTPGQTVPAKAVLPQPNGSAIVYRVVEGDRVQAQTVTLGNTLPGQGGEAERIEIRQGLELGDRIVVAGAAYLKDGDRVRIVETTPGS; translated from the coding sequence GTGACCTACCCAATGCAATCCCCCGAACCAAACCCCCAGGAGAATCTGGACGCTTTTGAGCCTGAAAGTCCGGAGCCTTCGCTCCCCGAGCAGCGATCGCCCGCCTCCCGAAAGCGCCTCTGGATCGGCGTGGGGCTCTCCCTAGCGATCGCCGCCGGTGCCCTCGGCAGCCGTCTGCTCACCCCCAGCTCGATCGCGGACCCCGTCGTCGCTGAAGAGGCCGAAGACGCCGCCAGCGCCAACCTCCCCAGCGTCTCGATCGCCAGCGTTGAGTCGGCTCCCATTTCGCGCACCCTGACCCTGAGCGGTACCGTCGCCGCCACCGACATGCTGCCGGTCCTCCCCAAGAGCCCCGGCCTCCAGATCGAGGAAGTCCTGGTCGAAGAGGGAGACTCCGTCCAAGCAGGCCAGGTGATGGCGGTCCTCGATGACTCAGTCGTGCGATCGCAAATCACCGAGGCCCAAGCCCAAGTCAGCTCCACCCAGTCCGGCGTTGACCAAGCCCAAGCTGGCCTCTTGCAAGCCCAGGCGAGCCTCGGCGAAGCCCAAGCGGGTCTGGTTCAGGCTCAGGCCCGCCTCGCCCAGGCCCAAGCCAGCTTGGCCCAAACCGAGCGGGACTTTGCCCGCTACGAATCCCTGGCCCAGGAGGGCATCACCAGCGAGCAAGATCTCGACGCCCGCCGGACCGCCGTCCAAACTGCCAAAGAAACGGTGCGGGTGGCCGAAGCCGACGTCCAGAGCGCCCAGGCCCGCCTCGCCAGCGCCAATGCCAATGTCCGCAACGCTCAGGCCAGCGTTGGCGGCGCCTCCTCAACGGTCAACAGCAACCAGGCGCGGGTCGAGCAGCTCGAAACCCAGCTCGGCCGCACCCTCGTGCGGGCTCCGGCGGCGGGCATCGTGGCGGAGAAGCTGGCCCGGGTCGGTGACGTGACCGCCAGCAGCGGCAAGCTGTTTTCGCTGATTCGGGACGGGGTGATCGAGCTCCAGGTGAAGGTGCCGGAAACCCAGCTGGCCCAGGTGCGCATCGGTGCGCGGGTGGAGGTGCGCTCTGACGCAGACGATCGCATCAACCTCGAAGGCCGGGTCCGGGAAATTGCGCCCTTGGTAGATCCCCAGACCCGCGAGGCCCTGGTGAAAATTGACCTGCCCAACGCCGATCTGCTCCGCCCCGGCATGTTCTTGCAGGCGGCTCTGGTGACCGACCAGACGCCGGGCCAGACGGTCCCCGCCAAGGCCGTGCTGCCCCAGCCCAACGGCAGCGCCATCGTGTATCGGGTGGTAGAGGGCGATCGCGTCCAGGCCCAAACCGTCACCCTGGGCAACACGCTGCCAGGCCAAGGGGGCGAGGCTGAGCGCATCGAGATTCGCCAAGGCCTAGAACTGGGTGATCGCATTGTGGTGGCCGGTGCCGCCTACCTCAAAGACGGCGATCGCGTTCGCATCGTCGAGACGACCCCCGGCTCCTAA
- the pgeF gene encoding peptidoglycan editing factor PgeF, translating into MHTWHWQSWEGTPYLTCSLLEAWPHGFFTQQFWPRRPDELIQALHPEAAVYRVRQVHGKTVLSPSEIEASPERDPQVETPDELPPADGVLTESADQAVWVCSADCTPVLIADVQRGQVAAVHAGWRGTAAKIVPEAIARLEAQGSQRADLRVAMGPAIAGDVYQVSEDVAAELGASVLGPSEDSADRVIAALQALPKPPVYEDPHPGRVRVDVRRFNEIQLEQLGFSPEQMAIAPHCTYQQPEHFFSYRRSKLKKVQWSGIVSTASRS; encoded by the coding sequence ATGCACACTTGGCATTGGCAGTCCTGGGAAGGTACTCCCTATTTGACCTGTAGCCTGCTGGAGGCGTGGCCCCACGGCTTTTTTACCCAGCAGTTTTGGCCCCGACGTCCCGATGAGCTGATCCAGGCCCTCCATCCAGAAGCAGCGGTGTATCGCGTGCGCCAGGTCCACGGCAAAACGGTCTTGAGCCCGTCGGAGATCGAGGCGTCGCCAGAGCGCGACCCCCAGGTGGAAACGCCCGACGAGCTGCCGCCCGCCGACGGCGTGCTGACCGAGAGCGCTGACCAGGCAGTTTGGGTGTGCAGCGCCGACTGTACACCCGTGCTGATCGCCGATGTGCAGCGGGGCCAGGTCGCGGCGGTTCACGCAGGGTGGCGCGGCACCGCCGCCAAAATCGTGCCGGAGGCGATCGCCCGTCTGGAGGCCCAGGGCAGTCAGCGTGCCGATCTGCGGGTGGCCATGGGACCGGCGATCGCCGGGGACGTATATCAAGTGTCCGAGGACGTCGCGGCGGAGCTCGGCGCCTCGGTGCTCGGCCCGTCGGAAGATTCAGCCGATCGCGTGATTGCGGCCCTGCAAGCCCTGCCCAAGCCTCCCGTTTACGAAGATCCCCATCCGGGCCGGGTGCGCGTGGACGTGCGGCGCTTCAATGAGATTCAGCTCGAGCAGCTCGGGTTTTCGCCAGAGCAGATGGCGATCGCCCCTCACTGCACCTACCAGCAGCCAGAGCATTTCTTTTCCTACCGGCGAAGCAAGCTGAAAAAGGTTCAGTGGTCGGGCATCGTGAGCACTGCGAGCCGTTCCTAG
- a CDS encoding biotin--[acetyl-CoA-carboxylase] ligase, giving the protein MFDRQAFEEALLVVQYRTRKHLQHPPEPIQLQAFESVASTNQILWSQLDQGAGSGSAVLAAQQNAGRGQWGRQWSSPPGGLYLSVALLPQLPIAHAAQLTFASAWGIAIALRGFGVPVQLKWPNDLVLEGHKLGGILTETRLSQDVITQAVVGVGLNWQNPVPETGINLQRFFAQQSDREATLSSLEMLAAIAAQGIVSGYHTHALKGMETLLPAYQALLLNLGETVQVDGQWATVTGVAATGELSLRLLPPGGESSSPLTNHLTDIYLQPGTISLGYRRSPP; this is encoded by the coding sequence GTGTTTGACCGTCAGGCCTTCGAGGAAGCGCTTCTAGTCGTTCAGTATCGCACTCGAAAACATCTCCAGCATCCCCCCGAACCGATTCAGCTCCAGGCCTTCGAGTCGGTGGCGTCGACCAACCAGATCCTCTGGTCCCAGCTAGATCAGGGCGCTGGATCTGGCAGTGCGGTTTTGGCGGCCCAGCAGAACGCGGGCCGGGGCCAGTGGGGTCGGCAGTGGTCCTCGCCGCCGGGGGGCCTCTATCTGTCCGTTGCCCTCCTGCCCCAGCTGCCGATCGCCCACGCGGCCCAGCTCACCTTTGCGAGCGCCTGGGGCATTGCGATCGCCCTCCGAGGGTTTGGGGTGCCCGTCCAGCTCAAGTGGCCCAATGACTTGGTCTTGGAGGGCCACAAACTCGGTGGCATCTTGACCGAAACCCGCCTGTCCCAGGACGTGATTACCCAGGCCGTGGTGGGGGTCGGTCTCAACTGGCAAAATCCAGTCCCCGAGACCGGCATCAATCTCCAGCGCTTTTTTGCCCAGCAGAGCGATCGCGAGGCGACCCTTTCGTCCCTGGAGATGCTGGCGGCGATCGCCGCTCAGGGCATTGTTTCCGGATATCACACCCACGCTTTGAAAGGTATGGAAACCTTGCTGCCGGCCTACCAAGCGCTGCTGCTCAATCTCGGAGAGACGGTCCAAGTCGATGGACAATGGGCCACGGTCACTGGAGTTGCAGCCACAGGAGAACTAAGCCTTCGGCTCCTCCCGCCTGGGGGTGAGTCGAGCTCGCCCCTGACAAATCATTTGACAGATATTTATCTCCAGCCCGGTACAATCAGTCTGGGTTACCGGCGATCGCCCCCATGA
- a CDS encoding M23 family metallopeptidase, translating into MTRRTHAARAAASHQRRSLLLRGLGLLGGVSLLSSGMVWAETADPAEFVVETQPEAAPAPAPEPLPEVYLEVAPEPAPIAPEAWEPEPAPIPEATLPPVEAETPEPTALNDVYIDSTPYSVGATQPYEAPTDVVLSERSTGCEATVQTGEGVSGLCVTLPEPVAAIADSGSTAYSAPASYAPAAYSEASASGGGSLGLSVTSLPGSTTASSRDYLRPLRLLNRIGNNNQRLIFPLAMPAPITSAFGWRIHPISGDRRLHSGTDIGADMGAPILAALSGKVVMADYLGGYGLTVVLEHEKGLQETLYAHMSEIFVKPGQQVKQGALIGRVGSTGNSTGPHLHFEFRQMTPQGWVALDPGQQLEVALVELTKAIETAQAKTKPQPKTQG; encoded by the coding sequence ATGACGCGACGTACTCACGCTGCCCGTGCAGCAGCCTCACATCAGAGACGCTCCCTCCTGCTGCGAGGTCTGGGGCTTTTGGGAGGAGTCAGCCTGCTCAGCAGCGGTATGGTGTGGGCCGAAACCGCTGATCCGGCGGAGTTTGTGGTGGAGACCCAGCCCGAAGCTGCCCCCGCCCCTGCCCCTGAGCCCTTACCCGAGGTTTATCTAGAAGTGGCGCCCGAGCCTGCGCCGATCGCGCCCGAAGCCTGGGAGCCTGAGCCCGCCCCTATCCCCGAAGCCACCCTGCCGCCGGTCGAAGCGGAGACCCCAGAGCCAACCGCCCTCAATGATGTTTACATCGATTCCACGCCCTACAGCGTGGGCGCAACCCAGCCCTACGAAGCGCCGACGGACGTCGTGCTGTCCGAGCGATCGACCGGCTGTGAAGCGACGGTGCAGACCGGGGAAGGGGTTTCTGGTCTGTGCGTGACCCTGCCGGAGCCTGTGGCGGCGATCGCGGATTCTGGCTCCACTGCCTACAGCGCACCCGCGAGCTACGCCCCCGCCGCCTACAGCGAAGCGTCTGCTTCGGGAGGCGGTAGCCTGGGCCTGAGCGTGACCAGCCTTCCTGGCTCGACCACCGCGTCTAGCCGCGACTACCTGCGTCCGCTGCGCCTCCTCAACCGCATTGGCAACAATAACCAGCGGCTGATTTTCCCCTTGGCGATGCCTGCGCCCATCACCTCAGCCTTTGGCTGGCGGATTCACCCCATCTCGGGCGATCGCCGTCTGCACAGCGGCACCGACATCGGCGCAGATATGGGCGCTCCGATCCTGGCAGCCCTCAGCGGCAAAGTAGTCATGGCTGACTACCTGGGCGGCTACGGCCTGACGGTGGTGCTCGAGCACGAAAAAGGTCTCCAGGAAACCCTCTACGCCCACATGTCCGAAATCTTCGTGAAGCCCGGTCAGCAGGTCAAGCAAGGCGCGCTGATTGGCCGAGTGGGCAGCACGGGCAACTCGACCGGGCCTCACCTGCACTTTGAATTCCGCCAGATGACCCCCCAGGGCTGGGTGGCGCTCGATCCGGGGCAGCAGCTTGAGGTTGCTCTAGTGGAGCTGACCAAGGCGATCGAGACGGCCCAGGCCAAGACCAAGCCTCAGCCCAAGACTCAAGGCTAG